In one uncultured Devosia sp. genomic region, the following are encoded:
- a CDS encoding fatty acid desaturase family protein: protein MSQSAKRDYNLLGKSSEAALTNGLAAAEWYHSDVERKTMKALMQRSDGPAIRDTAIWLGSMLVLALAGILLWGTWWAVPVFLAYGVLYGSASDSRWHECGHGTAFKTRWMNDAVYQIACFMIMRNPVTWRWSHARHHTDTVIVGRDPEIAVMRPPDLFRLVLNFFGILDASYAVIDMVRNAAGVISKEEQSFIPEMERHKVIRVARIWLAIYAVTIGLSVWLGSILPLMLVGLPRLYGAWHHVMTGLLQHGGLADNVIDHRLNSRSVLMNPVSRFIYWNMNYHVEHHMFPMVPYHALPQLHALIKHDLPAPNRSIWAGYREMIPAFLRQLRNEDFYLRRDLPATAKPYKEEFHNGGDAVAAE from the coding sequence ATGAGCCAATCTGCCAAACGCGACTACAATTTGCTGGGCAAGAGCTCGGAAGCGGCGCTGACCAATGGGCTGGCGGCGGCCGAATGGTATCACAGCGACGTCGAGCGCAAGACGATGAAGGCGCTGATGCAGCGCTCCGATGGTCCGGCAATCCGCGATACGGCGATCTGGCTCGGCTCGATGCTGGTGCTGGCGCTTGCAGGGATTTTGCTCTGGGGCACGTGGTGGGCGGTGCCGGTGTTTCTGGCCTATGGCGTGCTCTACGGCTCGGCCTCGGATTCGCGCTGGCATGAATGCGGCCATGGCACGGCGTTCAAGACGCGCTGGATGAACGACGCGGTCTATCAGATCGCCTGCTTCATGATCATGCGCAATCCGGTGACCTGGCGCTGGAGCCATGCACGGCACCATACCGACACGGTGATCGTCGGGCGCGATCCGGAAATCGCCGTGATGCGGCCGCCCGATCTGTTCCGGCTGGTGCTGAACTTCTTCGGCATTCTCGACGCCAGCTATGCCGTGATCGACATGGTGCGCAATGCGGCCGGGGTGATCAGCAAGGAAGAGCAGAGCTTCATTCCGGAAATGGAGCGGCACAAGGTGATCCGCGTGGCCCGCATCTGGCTGGCGATCTATGCCGTGACCATCGGTCTATCGGTGTGGCTGGGTTCCATCCTGCCGCTGATGCTGGTGGGTCTGCCGCGGCTCTATGGCGCCTGGCACCATGTGATGACCGGCCTGCTGCAGCACGGCGGGCTGGCCGACAATGTGATCGACCACAGGCTCAATTCGCGCTCGGTGCTGATGAACCCGGTCAGCCGTTTCATCTACTGGAACATGAACTATCACGTCGAGCATCACATGTTCCCGATGGTGCCCTATCACGCGCTGCCGCAGCTGCATGCGCTGATCAAGCATGACCTGCCGGCGCCCAACCGCTCGATCTGGGCGGGCTACAGGGAAATGATCCCGGCCTTCCTGCGGCAGTTGCGCAACGAGGACTTCTACCTGCGCCGCGATCTGCCGGCGACGGCCAAGCCCTACAAGGAAGAATTCCACAATGGCGGCGACGCGGTCGCGGCCGAATAG
- a CDS encoding TIM barrel protein, translating to MVSLEFAVNHMTAPQLSLADFLQLAADLLVPRVEIRNDISGEAILDGTPASEVKRLAAENDVTIISINALQKFNLWSDTRAAEAETLARYCAESGAKALVLVADNSGQTFDSATRIAHATEALKGLVPILRRHGIIGLVECLGFETCTLRSKKEAVAAIDAAGGRDVLRLTHDTFHHHLAGEADLFPELTGLIHISGVEDPAVAVRDMRDSHRVLVGPKDRLDNIGQIAALRRGGYTGPLSFEPFAEDLRHLPDPAAAVRTSMQFISDALKARAA from the coding sequence ATCGTGTCGCTCGAATTTGCGGTCAATCACATGACGGCGCCCCAGCTTTCGCTGGCCGATTTCTTGCAGCTTGCTGCTGATTTGCTGGTCCCGCGCGTCGAAATCCGCAACGACATTTCGGGCGAAGCCATCCTCGACGGCACGCCGGCTTCCGAGGTCAAGCGCCTCGCTGCCGAAAATGATGTAACCATCATTTCCATCAATGCCCTGCAGAAGTTCAACCTCTGGTCCGACACCCGTGCCGCAGAGGCCGAAACCCTCGCCCGTTACTGCGCGGAGAGCGGCGCCAAGGCGCTTGTCCTCGTCGCCGACAACTCCGGCCAAACCTTTGACAGCGCAACGCGAATTGCCCACGCCACCGAGGCTTTGAAGGGCCTTGTCCCCATCCTGCGCCGGCATGGTATCATTGGCCTCGTCGAGTGTCTGGGTTTCGAAACCTGCACCCTACGCTCGAAAAAGGAAGCCGTGGCAGCCATCGACGCTGCCGGCGGGCGAGACGTGCTGCGCCTGACGCACGACACTTTCCATCACCACCTCGCCGGCGAGGCCGACCTCTTCCCCGAACTGACTGGCCTCATTCATATTTCTGGCGTCGAAGACCCTGCCGTTGCCGTCCGCGACATGCGCGACAGCCACCGTGTCCTCGTTGGCCCCAAAGACCGTCTCGACAATATCGGCCAGATCGCTGCCCTGCGCCGCGGCGGCTACACCGGCCCACTGTCCTTCGAGCCCTTCGCCGAAGACCTGCGCCATCTGCCGGATCCGGCAGCGGCGGTGAGGACCTCTATGCAATTCATATCCGATGCGCTCAAGGCCCGGGCGGCCTGA
- a CDS encoding MocE family 2Fe-2S type ferredoxin — protein MGQWIEACGADDVDEEDVIRFDHEGKVFAIYRSPDDRYYATDGLCTHEQISLADGLVMEDIIECPKHNGRFNYKTGEAKGAPVCVNLRTYPVKVEGGAVFVEV, from the coding sequence ATGGGCCAGTGGATCGAAGCCTGTGGGGCCGATGATGTGGACGAGGAGGATGTGATCCGTTTCGACCATGAGGGCAAGGTGTTTGCCATCTATCGCAGCCCCGATGACCGGTATTACGCCACGGATGGGTTGTGCACGCATGAGCAGATCAGTCTGGCCGACGGGCTGGTCATGGAGGACATCATCGAGTGCCCCAAGCATAACGGACGGTTCAACTACAAGACGGGCGAGGCCAAGGGCGCGCCGGTGTGCGTGAATTTGCGGACCTATCCGGTGAAGGTGGAAGGCGGAGCGGTGTTCGTCGAAGTGTAG
- a CDS encoding ABC transporter permease codes for MTTTSESLAPPRTRKRKLPTELSILLVLAGIALTFEALGWIFVGQSFLMNQQRLTIMILQVSVVGIIAVGVTQVIITGGIDLSSGSVVGMTAMIAASFAQSADWARPVYPALVGLPVVIPIAIGLAIGTLAGIVNGSLISYTKIPPFIATLGMMVSARGVAKWYTKGQPVSGLTPEFNAIGYSIWPVVIFLGVALIFHIALRYTRYGKFTYAIGANLQAARVSGINIEKHLIKVYAIAGMLAGLAGLVTAARAQTAQAGMGVMYELDAIAAAVIGGTSLSGGKGRITGTVIGTVILGTMTSGFTFLRIDAYYQEIIKGMIIVAAVVADQYRQNKRKKV; via the coding sequence ATGACCACCACTTCCGAAAGCCTCGCACCCCCGCGCACCCGCAAGCGGAAGCTGCCGACCGAGTTGTCCATCCTTCTCGTCCTCGCCGGCATCGCCCTTACCTTCGAGGCCCTTGGCTGGATCTTTGTTGGCCAGTCCTTCCTGATGAACCAGCAGCGCCTGACCATCATGATCCTGCAGGTGTCGGTGGTTGGCATCATCGCCGTGGGCGTCACCCAGGTGATCATCACCGGCGGCATTGATCTCAGCTCTGGCTCGGTCGTTGGCATGACGGCCATGATCGCCGCCAGCTTTGCCCAGAGCGCCGACTGGGCGCGGCCGGTCTATCCGGCTCTCGTCGGTCTGCCGGTGGTCATCCCGATCGCCATCGGTCTCGCCATCGGCACTCTTGCCGGCATCGTCAATGGCTCGCTGATTTCCTACACCAAGATCCCGCCCTTCATCGCCACGCTGGGCATGATGGTCTCGGCCCGTGGCGTCGCCAAATGGTACACCAAGGGCCAGCCGGTCTCCGGTCTCACGCCAGAATTCAACGCCATTGGCTATTCCATCTGGCCCGTGGTCATCTTCCTCGGCGTCGCGCTGATCTTCCACATCGCCCTGCGCTACACCCGCTATGGCAAGTTCACTTATGCCATCGGCGCCAACCTGCAGGCCGCCCGCGTCTCCGGCATCAATATCGAAAAGCACCTGATCAAGGTCTATGCGATCGCCGGCATGCTGGCGGGCCTCGCCGGTCTCGTCACCGCAGCCCGCGCCCAGACGGCTCAGGCGGGCATGGGTGTCATGTATGAACTCGACGCCATCGCCGCTGCCGTCATCGGCGGCACCTCGCTTTCGGGTGGCAAGGGCCGCATTACCGGCACAGTCATCGGTACGGTGATCCTGGGTACCATGACCTCGGGCTTCACCTTCCTGCGCATCGATGCCTACTATCAGGAAATCATCAAGGGCATGATCATCGTTGCTGCCGTGGTGGCCGACCAATACCGCCAGAACAAGCGCAAGAAGGTCTGA
- a CDS encoding sugar ABC transporter substrate-binding protein: protein MKLTTALLAATALPLMFSVPAHAENIGVSMARFDSTFLTLLRNGMEARAAELGDVTMQVEDAINDPSNQLNQVSNFIASGVDAIVIAAVDADSTPAMTALADAAGIPIIYANHPPADLDALPAKAAFVGSNEIDSGTLQTKEVCRLLGGEGNVLIMMGPLNNHSALQRTKDVHDVIAIDDCKGMSVIEEQTANWDRLEAQNLMTNWLSSSLEFDAVIANNDEMAIGAIQALKSVGRDMGSVVVAGVDATPDGLAAMAAGDLDVTIFQNAHAQGAASIDAALALARGEPSEQKIWVPFELVTPENMAEYAN, encoded by the coding sequence ATGAAACTGACGACAGCATTGCTGGCGGCTACCGCGCTGCCTCTCATGTTCAGTGTTCCTGCTCACGCCGAAAACATCGGCGTCTCCATGGCGCGCTTTGACAGCACTTTTCTGACCCTCCTTCGCAACGGCATGGAAGCCCGCGCCGCCGAGTTGGGCGATGTCACCATGCAGGTGGAGGACGCAATCAACGACCCGAGCAACCAGCTCAACCAGGTCAGCAATTTCATCGCGTCGGGCGTCGATGCGATTGTCATTGCAGCGGTCGATGCCGACAGCACGCCGGCGATGACGGCATTGGCAGATGCCGCTGGCATCCCGATTATCTACGCCAATCACCCGCCGGCCGATCTCGATGCGCTGCCCGCCAAGGCTGCCTTTGTTGGCTCCAATGAAATCGACTCCGGCACGCTTCAGACCAAGGAAGTCTGCCGCCTGCTGGGTGGCGAGGGCAATGTGCTCATCATGATGGGCCCGCTCAACAACCACTCGGCACTGCAGCGCACCAAGGATGTGCATGACGTCATCGCCATCGATGACTGCAAGGGCATGAGCGTCATCGAGGAGCAGACCGCCAATTGGGATCGCCTCGAGGCACAGAACCTGATGACCAACTGGCTCTCGTCGTCGCTCGAATTCGATGCCGTCATCGCCAACAATGACGAGATGGCAATTGGCGCCATTCAGGCGCTGAAATCGGTCGGCCGTGACATGGGTAGCGTCGTCGTCGCCGGTGTCGATGCCACGCCCGATGGCTTGGCGGCCATGGCTGCTGGTGACCTGGATGTCACCATTTTCCAGAATGCTCACGCCCAGGGCGCCGCATCCATCGACGCAGCTCTCGCCCTGGCGCGAGGTGAGCCGAGCGAACAGAAAATCTGGGTGCCCTTCGAACTGGTGACCCCGGAAAATATGGCTGAATACGCCAACTGA
- a CDS encoding sugar ABC transporter substrate-binding protein — protein sequence MKKLALAALATTMLSTGFAGAAYAETVGVSMAAFDDNFLTVLRNGMGDYAATLDGVELQVEDAQNDVSKQMSQIQNFIASGVDAIIINAVDTDATAPMSQLAADAGIPLVYVNRQPVNLDALPEKQAFVASNEVDSGTLETKEVCRLLTEAGKTEANIVVLMGELSNQAARQRTQDVHDVIATPECSFMKIVEEQTGNWSRQQGADLVTNWLSAGLAFDAVVANNDEMAIGAIQALKSSGIAMDQVIVAGVDATADALAAMEAGDLDVTVFQNAAGQGQGALDAALALSRGETVEREVWVPFELVTPANLADYQGSN from the coding sequence ATGAAGAAACTTGCGCTGGCCGCACTGGCCACCACCATGCTCTCGACCGGCTTCGCCGGCGCTGCCTATGCCGAAACCGTCGGCGTTTCCATGGCCGCCTTCGACGACAATTTCCTGACCGTGCTGCGCAACGGCATGGGCGACTATGCCGCCACCCTCGATGGCGTCGAGCTGCAGGTGGAAGACGCCCAGAATGACGTCTCCAAGCAGATGAGCCAGATTCAGAACTTCATCGCTTCGGGCGTCGATGCCATCATCATCAATGCCGTGGATACCGACGCCACCGCGCCCATGTCCCAGCTCGCCGCCGATGCCGGCATTCCGCTGGTCTATGTCAACCGCCAGCCGGTCAACCTCGATGCCCTGCCGGAAAAGCAGGCTTTCGTCGCGTCCAACGAAGTCGACTCCGGCACGCTCGAAACCAAGGAAGTCTGCCGTCTCCTGACCGAAGCCGGCAAGACCGAAGCCAATATCGTCGTGCTGATGGGCGAACTGTCCAACCAGGCCGCGCGCCAGCGCACCCAGGACGTCCATGACGTGATCGCCACGCCCGAGTGCTCGTTCATGAAGATCGTCGAAGAGCAGACCGGCAACTGGTCGCGCCAGCAGGGCGCCGACCTCGTCACCAACTGGCTCTCGGCCGGCCTCGCCTTTGATGCCGTCGTTGCCAACAATGACGAAATGGCCATCGGCGCCATCCAGGCCCTGAAATCCTCGGGCATTGCCATGGATCAGGTCATCGTTGCTGGTGTCGATGCCACCGCTGACGCCCTTGCCGCGATGGAAGCCGGCGACCTCGATGTCACCGTTTTCCAGAACGCTGCCGGCCAGGGCCAGGGCGCACTCGACGCGGCTCTCGCTCTCTCGCGCGGTGAAACCGTCGAACGCGAAGTCTGGGTGCCCTTCGAACTGGTGACCCCGGCCAACCTCGCCGACTACCAGGGCAGCAACTAA
- a CDS encoding LacI family DNA-binding transcriptional regulator, whose product MPARPTVADIARLSGLSVATVDRVLNARLPVRKETAERVFNAAQELGYHGTGLIRRRLEQSLPHHRFGFLLQRPDQTFYQDFAKALEQATTEPTQYRVAPTIEFLASQTPGEISARLKQMARHTDAIAMVAVDHPAVTAAVAEVQAAGTPVFSLLSDFAPGVRHGYIGTNNRKVGRTAGWLIAKTAKGAGRVVVFVGSYRFHGHEMREIGFRSYLREAAPHLTILDTQVSLEDAALAHEATLDLLRRYPDLTAIYVAGGGTEGVIAALREENMAGRIALVCNELNILTHAALAEDIATALIGTPLTALSRQLMDLMAGAIANPHADSVGQSFVPFDIYVSENI is encoded by the coding sequence ATGCCCGCCCGTCCCACCGTCGCCGATATCGCCCGCCTCTCCGGCCTCAGCGTCGCCACCGTCGATCGCGTGCTCAATGCTAGGCTGCCGGTCCGCAAGGAAACGGCCGAGCGCGTCTTCAATGCCGCGCAGGAATTGGGCTACCATGGCACCGGCCTGATCCGTCGTCGCCTCGAGCAAAGCCTGCCGCATCATCGCTTCGGCTTTTTGCTGCAGCGACCGGACCAGACATTCTATCAGGATTTCGCCAAGGCGCTGGAACAGGCCACAACCGAGCCCACCCAATATCGTGTCGCGCCCACCATTGAATTCCTTGCCAGCCAGACCCCAGGTGAAATCTCGGCACGTCTCAAGCAGATGGCGCGCCACACCGATGCCATTGCCATGGTGGCTGTCGATCATCCTGCCGTCACCGCCGCCGTTGCCGAAGTGCAGGCCGCCGGCACGCCAGTCTTCTCGCTCCTCTCCGACTTCGCGCCGGGCGTCCGTCACGGCTATATCGGCACCAACAATCGCAAGGTTGGCCGCACGGCCGGCTGGTTGATTGCCAAAACCGCCAAAGGGGCGGGCAGGGTGGTCGTGTTCGTCGGGAGTTACCGGTTTCACGGCCACGAAATGCGCGAAATCGGCTTCCGCTCCTATCTCCGCGAAGCCGCGCCACACCTGACGATTCTCGATACCCAGGTCAGCCTCGAAGATGCCGCCTTGGCTCATGAAGCAACGCTTGACCTGCTCCGCCGCTATCCCGATCTAACGGCCATCTATGTGGCCGGCGGCGGCACCGAGGGCGTCATCGCCGCCCTGCGCGAGGAAAACATGGCGGGCCGCATCGCCTTGGTTTGCAACGAACTCAACATTCTGACTCATGCAGCCTTGGCCGAAGACATCGCCACCGCACTGATTGGTACACCCCTTACAGCGCTGTCGCGCCAGCTCATGGATCTCATGGCCGGTGCCATCGCCAATCCGCATGCAGATTCGGTCGGACAGAGCTTTGTGCCATTCGATATCTACGTATCGGAGAATATTTGA
- a CDS encoding sugar ABC transporter ATP-binding protein, translating to MVSPQTMRAVRESGAVPNAPYLLEIANARKEFPGVVALDDVSLKLQRGTVHALMGENGAGKSTLMKIIAGIYTPDSGTVVLRGQPIRLKSPLDALENGIAMIHQELNLMPSMTVAENIWIRREPLNRLGLVDHRQLNRQTEELFARLNIDIDPEVLISTLSVASRQMVEIAKAVSYESDVLIMDEPTSALTETEVSHLFRIIRDLRAEGKGIVYITHKMSELFEIADEVSVFRDGRYIGTHASTDVTRDEIIRMMVGREITQMFPKEEVPIGDVVLSVKNLTLNGVFSDISFDVRAGEILGIAGLVGSGRSNVAETLFGVTPASSGTITLFGKQLAVTNPQVAISHGMAFLTEDRKDTGCFLSLDIQENMQMAVLKGDNLRSGFVRQGALDRACEEMSAKLRVKTPNLSERVENLSGGNQQKVLIGRWLLTNPKVLILDEPTRGIDVGAKAEIHRLVTQLARQGVAVIMISSELPEVLGMSDRIMVMHHGRATGFLDRAEADQVKIMDLAAQ from the coding sequence ATGGTAAGCCCGCAGACAATGCGTGCGGTCCGCGAAAGCGGGGCAGTCCCGAACGCGCCGTATCTTCTTGAAATCGCCAATGCCCGCAAGGAATTCCCCGGTGTCGTAGCCTTGGACGACGTTTCGCTCAAGCTGCAGCGCGGTACCGTGCATGCGCTGATGGGCGAGAACGGCGCCGGCAAGTCGACACTGATGAAGATCATCGCCGGCATCTACACGCCCGACAGCGGCACGGTCGTGCTGCGCGGCCAGCCCATTCGTCTCAAGTCGCCGCTCGATGCGCTCGAAAACGGCATCGCCATGATCCATCAGGAACTCAACCTGATGCCGTCCATGACCGTGGCCGAAAACATCTGGATCCGCCGCGAGCCGCTCAATCGTCTGGGCCTGGTCGATCACCGCCAACTCAATCGCCAGACCGAAGAATTGTTCGCGCGGCTCAATATCGATATCGACCCGGAAGTCTTGATCTCAACGCTCTCTGTCGCCAGCCGCCAGATGGTCGAGATCGCCAAGGCGGTGTCCTATGAAAGCGATGTGCTGATCATGGATGAGCCGACCTCGGCCCTCACCGAGACGGAGGTGTCCCACCTGTTCCGTATCATCCGCGACCTGCGGGCTGAGGGTAAGGGCATTGTCTACATCACACACAAGATGAGCGAGCTGTTCGAGATCGCCGACGAAGTCTCGGTCTTCCGTGACGGCCGCTACATCGGCACCCACGCATCGACCGACGTGACCCGCGACGAGATCATCCGCATGATGGTTGGGCGCGAAATCACCCAGATGTTCCCCAAGGAAGAGGTGCCGATCGGCGACGTTGTGCTGTCGGTCAAGAACCTCACGCTCAACGGCGTCTTCTCTGACATTTCCTTCGATGTCCGCGCCGGCGAAATCCTCGGCATTGCCGGCCTCGTCGGTTCCGGCCGGTCCAACGTCGCCGAAACCCTGTTTGGCGTGACCCCGGCGTCGTCGGGCACCATCACCCTGTTCGGCAAGCAACTGGCTGTCACCAATCCGCAGGTGGCCATCAGCCACGGCATGGCTTTCCTGACCGAAGACCGCAAGGACACCGGCTGTTTCCTTTCGCTCGACATTCAGGAAAACATGCAGATGGCCGTCCTGAAGGGCGACAATCTGCGCTCCGGCTTTGTCCGCCAGGGCGCGCTCGATCGTGCCTGCGAGGAGATGAGCGCCAAGCTGCGCGTCAAGACGCCCAACCTCTCCGAACGGGTTGAAAACCTCTCGGGCGGCAATCAGCAGAAAGTGCTGATCGGCCGCTGGCTGCTGACCAATCCGAAAGTGTTGATCCTCGACGAGCCGACCCGCGGTATCGACGTCGGTGCCAAGGCCGAAATCCATCGTCTCGTCACCCAGCTGGCCCGCCAGGGCGTGGCTGTCATCATGATCTCCTCGGAACTGCCCGAAGTGCTCGGCATGAGCGACCGCATCATGGTCATGCATCATGGCCGCGCCACCGGCTTCCTCGATCGTGCCGAGGCCGACCAGGTCAAGATCATGGATCTGGCCGCACAATGA
- a CDS encoding FAD-dependent oxidoreductase yields the protein MAQHCVIVGAGECGARAAMALREEGFDGDVTMIGGETHLPYERPPLSKEGMLAEVFAAKTINTAERMAEAGVVFRGGAEVSGIDRSTKSLAMGNGSALPYDKLLLATGAAPRRLPDVAGQHIAYLRTLEDAQRLRGVLGPGKRLVIVGGGFIGLELAASARARGAEVVLMEALPRLLSRAVPEAIAAQIQARHELAGVELVFGDGLAGIEDGASGAIVRLKSGRVIEANLVLVGIGSVPNVGLASAAGLTVDNGIAVDRHLATDDADIFAAGDCCSFPLEIYGGRRVRLESWRNAQDQGALAAKNMLGAGAAVGHVPWFWSDQYELTLQIAGLSDEGATTVRRDLGDGAVILFHLSADGRLVAASGIGVGNVVAKDIRLAEMLIGRGARPEAGALEDAGVKLKALLAA from the coding sequence ATGGCACAGCATTGTGTGATCGTGGGCGCCGGGGAATGCGGGGCGCGGGCGGCGATGGCGCTGCGCGAAGAGGGGTTTGACGGAGATGTCACCATGATCGGCGGCGAGACCCACCTGCCCTATGAGCGGCCGCCGCTGAGCAAGGAAGGCATGCTGGCGGAGGTGTTTGCCGCCAAGACCATCAATACGGCAGAGCGGATGGCCGAGGCCGGCGTGGTGTTTCGGGGCGGCGCCGAAGTTTCCGGGATCGACCGCAGCACCAAGTCGCTGGCGATGGGGAATGGCAGTGCCCTGCCCTATGACAAATTGTTGCTGGCGACCGGTGCGGCGCCGCGGCGACTGCCGGATGTGGCGGGCCAGCATATCGCCTACCTGAGGACGCTGGAGGATGCGCAGCGCTTGCGGGGCGTGCTTGGTCCCGGCAAGCGGCTGGTGATTGTCGGTGGCGGGTTCATCGGGCTGGAACTGGCAGCTTCGGCGCGGGCGCGCGGGGCGGAGGTGGTGCTGATGGAGGCCCTGCCGCGGCTCTTGTCGCGGGCGGTGCCCGAGGCAATCGCAGCGCAGATCCAGGCGCGGCACGAGCTGGCCGGTGTGGAGCTGGTGTTTGGCGACGGCCTAGCCGGGATCGAGGATGGCGCCAGTGGCGCCATTGTGCGGCTGAAAAGCGGGCGCGTGATCGAGGCGAATCTGGTGCTGGTGGGTATCGGGTCGGTTCCCAATGTGGGGCTGGCGAGCGCGGCCGGGCTGACGGTCGACAATGGCATTGCGGTGGACCGGCATCTGGCGACGGATGATGCCGATATCTTTGCGGCGGGCGATTGCTGCTCGTTTCCGCTGGAGATTTACGGCGGGCGACGGGTGCGGCTGGAAAGCTGGCGCAATGCGCAGGACCAGGGCGCGCTGGCGGCGAAGAACATGCTGGGTGCGGGCGCGGCCGTGGGGCATGTGCCGTGGTTCTGGTCGGATCAGTATGAATTGACGCTGCAGATTGCCGGGCTTTCGGATGAAGGCGCGACCACGGTGCGGCGGGATCTGGGGGATGGGGCGGTGATCCTGTTCCACCTCAGCGCCGATGGACGGCTGGTGGCAGCCAGCGGGATTGGCGTGGGAAATGTGGTGGCCAAGGATATCAGGCTGGCGGAGATGCTGATTGGTCGAGGGGCTCGGCCAGAGGCGGGTGCGCTGGAGGATGCCGGGGTGAAGCTCAAGGCATTGTTGGCGGCTTAG